From the Campylobacter volucris genome, the window CTTTAATAAGTTTAATTAAAAGTAAAATTTGTTATAATTTTAGATTAAAAACATTACGAGGATGATGATATGGATTTAAAAATAGCAAGAACCTCTGTGGATGAAAAGCCAAAAAGTATAAGTTTAGAAAGTATTGAAAAGGCTATAGATAAAGAAGGTCAGAAATTTTTTTATTTTGATAAAGATAATGCACATAAGCAGCTTATAGCTTTGGTTGAGCACTTTGAAAAAAAAGGAAAATGTGTTTATCATAGAACGATTAAATATGGCTTAGATGAGGCTGATTATATGTATGAGGTACATATTCTTTGAGTAAAAAACTTTTTATACAAACTTTAGGTTGTGCTATGAATGTAAGAGATTCAGAGCACATGATAGCCGAACTTAAAGAAAAAGAAAATTACGAACTAACTCAAGATGCCAAAGAAGCAGATTTGATTTTAATCAATACTTGTTCAGTGCGTGAAAAACCTGTGCATAAACTTTTTTCAGAAGTTGGAAGTTATGAAAAAATCAAAAAAAATGGTGCAAAAATAGGAGTTTGTGGATGTACTGCTTCTCATTTAGGGGATGAAATTTTTAAACGCGCTCCTAATGTGGATTTTGTTTTAGGCGCTAGAAATGTTTCTAAGATCACTCAAGCAGTTAATACCCCTAAATTTTTAGGCAATGATATAGATTTTGATGAGAGCAATTATGCTTTTGCTGATTTTAGAAATAGTTTTTATAAAACTTATGTAAATATTTCTATAGGATGTGATAAACATTGTACTTATTGTATAGTGCCACATACTAGAGGGGATGAAATTTCCATACCTTTTGAGATTATTAAAAAAGAAGCATTAAAAGCTGTTTTTAATGGTGCTAAAGAAATTTTTTTATTAGGACAAAATGTTAATAATTATGGTAAAAGATTTTCAAATGCTCATGAAAAAATTAATTTTTCTGATCTTTTAGAAAAACTCAGCGAGATAGAAGGTTTGGAGCGTATTCGCTTTACAAGTCCACATCCTTTGCATATGGATGATAGATTTTTAGAAGTTTTCTCAAAAAATCCAAAAGTATGCAAATCCATGCATATGCCATTGCAAAGTGGCTCGAGTGAAATTTTAAAGGCTATGAAGAGGGGTTATAATAAAGAGTGGTATTTAGATAGAGCCTTAAAACTTCGTTCAATGTGTGATGAAGTGAGTATTTCTACTGATGTTATTGTAGCTTTTCCAGGTGAGAGTGATAAAGATTTTGAAGATACTTTAGATGTGCTTGAAAAAGTGCGTTTTGAGCAAATGTTTTCTTTTAAATATTCTAAAAGACCGTTGACTAAAGCAGCAACTATGCCAAATCAAATTCCAGATGATATTGCTTCAAAGCGTTTGAGTGTTTTACAAGCTAGACATACTGAAATTTTAGACGAAATTGTTTTAAGACAAAAGGATAAAGAAGTAGAGGTATTATTTGAAGAATTAAGAAGCGAAGGAAATATTGCAGGCAGAAGTGATAATAATTTTTTAGTTCAAGTAAAAGGAAGTGAAGAATTATTAGGTCAAATGAAAAAAGTAAAAATCACCAATCCTAAGCGTATGGTGTTAAATGGCGAAATCATTTAAAATCGATTGTATAGCTTTTGGAATTTTTTTACTTCAATGGCTGATTTTTTTAACTTGCAAAAAGGTGTATTTAGGAGAGGCATTACCTAAAAAATCTTGCGTTATACTTTTTTGGCATGGAAGATTAGCCTTAATGCCTTTTGCATATAAAAAAATGGGTATTAAAGAAAAAAAAGCTTATGTGATGATTTCTCATCATAAAGATGGAGAAATCATTGCTAGAAATATTGCATTTTTTGGCTTAAATACTTTAAGAGGAAGCACAAGTAAAGGAGCTTTGGCTTTATTAAGACAATCTTTTAAAATTTTAGATCAAGGAGATGATATCATCATTACCCCAGATGGACCAAGGGGACCATTTCATAGCATTTCAGATGGCTCTGTGATAATAGCATTAAAAAAACAAACTCCTCTTTATTTGCTTAATTATGAAGCAAGTTCATTTTGGGAATTTAAAAGTTGGGATAAAATGATACTCCCTAAGCCATTTTCAAAAATCACTTATAGATTGAGTGAAGAAATTAAAATTCAAAATTTAAATTTAGAAGAAGCTAAAGTGTTGATAAAAGAAAAATTTGATATTATAAGTCAAATGGATAAAGGCTAATTATGCTATCTTTTCTTAGAAAATACATTTTACAACTTTTAGTATGTATATGTTATGATAAAAAACAATATACCATTAGATGTCATACTTGGAAAAATTCTAAAGCTGTTGATACTTTTGAAAAAACTTTTGAAGATAAAGCTAGGGCTGTTGAATATGTTAAAAATTTAAGTAAAGATTTTCAAATTTATTATATTAACACCTTTTTTACTTCTATAGCTCAAGGTGTGGCTCCAAGTTCTAATTATAAAGAACTTTCTAAATTTGGAGTTGATACAAATACGGTAAAATGCCTACCATTAAATAATGCTTTGATGTATGTAGCAAATTCTTCTTTAGAACTTTATCAGCAAGATTTTGAAGATTTTGGTGGGCTTGATTTGTTGTATTCTCCATTTTTCTTGCTATATCATAGTATAGAAAAAAAAGGTTTTGATGATAAGGTAAGTTTATATGTGTATAGATATCATGATTTTGTAGCAATGTTAATTTGTAAAAATAAAGAAATATATTTTGGTAGTTATTTTGATATAGCTAGTCAAGATTATAATGAAGAAGAAATTTTTGAAGATATGCAAGATGAAGAAGAGCCTTTAGAATTAACCCAAGAGTTAGAAGGTGAAAAAAATGAAGAAGATGTTGAAAATACTGAAGAAAATTATGAATTAAAAAGTTTAGAAGAAATGGGTGAAGATTTTGACAAAATAGAATCTTTAGAAGAACAAACAGAGCAAGCACCTATGGAAGATTTAGAAAATTTTAGCACCAATATGAAAATGATAGAATTTATCATTGATAGTGTAAAAGAATTTTATAACAATCCTTTATATAATAATAATTTTTTGGAAAAAATAGTGATTTTTGACGAAGAAGAATTTAGCAATACTTCATTAGATTATTTAGAAAATGAGCTTTTTATAAGACCAGAAGTAGAGTTAATTGATACTCTTGATATCATGAATGAGCTTGTAGTAAGGGATTTAAAATTATGAAATATAGTTTGATAGAGCCTAAAGCAAAACCTGTATTTAATCTTTTTACTAGAATTTGGATTTATTTTACACTAATTAGTGTTTCGTTGATTTTGATGGTTTTTGTGATAGTTGTTTTTAAAAGTTCATATGCTTTTATACAACTTAATAATAAACAAGAAGAACTTATTCAAATTTTATCTCAAATTGAAAATAATAAATTAAAATTTTCCGAGCTTCAAAAGCAAAATTTTCAAGCTGTGGCTGTTGTAGGCGATGATGATGAAGATGGAAAAAATTTAACTTTATTAAAAAGTGTGAAAAATTTATTCACTTTAGTTCCAAAGGATATTTCTTTAGACGAGGTTATTATAAAGGATAATTCTTTAACTTTGCGAGGTATAACTCCAACTAAAGAGATGTTTTCTTTGTTATTAGAAGCTCCATTAAAAAGTGTTTTTACGATTTCTAAAACGAGTTATTATCCACTTGAAAATGGTTGGTATAGATTTGTAAGCATTAATACATCTGGGGATAATTATGAATAAAAAAGATAGAAGTCTTGAAGAAGTAGATATATTAAAAATTTTAATTTTTTCTTTTTCTTTTATTGTTATTTGTGCGGTTTTGATTTTATTTTTAATTGTTCCTTTTTTAAAAGATTACAAGCTCACTCATTCAAAACTTGCTAGACAAGAAATTCAAAATACAAAAGCATCTACTGAGCTTGAGAGTTTAGAAAAAATTATTGCAAGTTTTCAAAATACCAACCAAACTCGTTTAGCTCAGATAAATTCTGAATTTTCTACTAAAGATTTTTTAAAATTTATGCAAAATTATTTTGAAGAAGTCCAATTTAAATCAGTTCCAATTTCTAAACCAAAAGATTATTTAAAATATAAATTTAGCATTGAAGCTAAAATTAAAAATCCCCAAGCTTTTTATTCTTTTTTAAATGATTTACAAAAATACAAAAATTTAGTGGAGATTGATTCTCCGGTTGAATTTAAATCTAAAGAAAAATACATTGAGTTAAAATTTAACGCAAATGTATTTTATGCTAAAGCTATTGAAAAATAATCACTTCATTATTTTGATAAGGGTTTGATTCTTTTGTTGTGTTAGTGTCTTCTTCAACTAGATCTTGTGTTTTTATTTCT encodes:
- a CDS encoding HP0268 family nuclease, with protein sequence MDLKIARTSVDEKPKSISLESIEKAIDKEGQKFFYFDKDNAHKQLIALVEHFEKKGKCVYHRTIKYGLDEADYMYEVHIL
- the miaB gene encoding tRNA (N6-isopentenyl adenosine(37)-C2)-methylthiotransferase MiaB, translated to MSKKLFIQTLGCAMNVRDSEHMIAELKEKENYELTQDAKEADLILINTCSVREKPVHKLFSEVGSYEKIKKNGAKIGVCGCTASHLGDEIFKRAPNVDFVLGARNVSKITQAVNTPKFLGNDIDFDESNYAFADFRNSFYKTYVNISIGCDKHCTYCIVPHTRGDEISIPFEIIKKEALKAVFNGAKEIFLLGQNVNNYGKRFSNAHEKINFSDLLEKLSEIEGLERIRFTSPHPLHMDDRFLEVFSKNPKVCKSMHMPLQSGSSEILKAMKRGYNKEWYLDRALKLRSMCDEVSISTDVIVAFPGESDKDFEDTLDVLEKVRFEQMFSFKYSKRPLTKAATMPNQIPDDIASKRLSVLQARHTEILDEIVLRQKDKEVEVLFEELRSEGNIAGRSDNNFLVQVKGSEELLGQMKKVKITNPKRMVLNGEII
- a CDS encoding lysophospholipid acyltransferase family protein, translated to MAKSFKIDCIAFGIFLLQWLIFLTCKKVYLGEALPKKSCVILFWHGRLALMPFAYKKMGIKEKKAYVMISHHKDGEIIARNIAFFGLNTLRGSTSKGALALLRQSFKILDQGDDIIITPDGPRGPFHSISDGSVIIALKKQTPLYLLNYEASSFWEFKSWDKMILPKPFSKITYRLSEEIKIQNLNLEEAKVLIKEKFDIISQMDKG